The Euphorbia lathyris chromosome 3, ddEupLath1.1, whole genome shotgun sequence genome contains a region encoding:
- the LOC136224222 gene encoding RING-H2 finger protein ATL57, with the protein MSFGPINAQLQSLYSATPPPQPPSHHLNSDQPFDSSMALTVIILLAALFFMGFFSIYIRRFSTDPPPPDSLITSNNRRPAVRPSAGGCSRYKGLDPELIRSLPVYSYYRGEAKYQILECAICLGEFEEKENVKMIPYCKHVFHLDCIGTWLRMHVTCPVCRGTQFFVQSGGGAGDAPPERVEEQVRRSTVENGDTCIEVGEVCV; encoded by the coding sequence ATGTCGTTTGGACCCATCAATGCCCAGCTTCAAAGCCTCTACTCCGCCACACCACCACCTCAACCACCGTCCCACCACCTAAACTCCGACCAACCTTTCGACTCATCCATGGCCTTAACCGTTATTATCCTTTTAGCAGCTCTTTTCTTCATGGGCTTCTTTTCCATCTACATCCGCCGCTTCTCAACCGACCCTCCTCCCCCCGATTCATTAATCACCTCCAATAACCGCCGTCCGGCGGTGAGACCCTCCGCCGGTGGTTGTTCACGTTACAAAGGGCTTGACCCGGAACTTATCCGGTCACTGCCGGTGTACAGTTATTACCGTGGGGAAGCGAAGTATCAGATATTGGAGTGTGCTATTTGCTTGGGAGAGtttgaagagaaagagaatGTTAAAATGATTCCTTACTGTAAGCACGTGTTCCACTTGGACTGTATTGGAACTTGGCTCAGAATGCACGTGACATGTCCTGTTTGTAGAGGCACGCAGTTTTTTGTGCAGAGTGGCGGCGGTGCCGGAGATGCTCCGCCGGAGAGAGTGGAGGAGCAAGTTAGAAGATCAACGGTGGAGAATGGGGACACGTGTATAGAAGTAGGAGAAGTGTGTGTGTAA